The Cygnus atratus isolate AKBS03 ecotype Queensland, Australia chromosome 2, CAtr_DNAZoo_HiC_assembly, whole genome shotgun sequence genome window below encodes:
- the DSP gene encoding desmoplakin isoform X1, which yields MSMNGGSHPRLNTLGRMARADSGTDLRYEMSSHVVGGGGGGTHTHKTYYYQKTYGGDYASDGYGQNGTCTVSRRQNTIQELLQNCSDCLMRAELIVQPELKYGDGVQIRGNRDLEECFAQANDQMDILDGLIRELRQMNQPCEMYQKRLLQLQEQMRALYKAISVPRARRASSKGGGCYSSQSGSGWDEYTKRVTSECLNWMRQQKSEMELVKWGFDAASIEQQISDHRRTHNAIGDYRWHLDKVKTDLREKAAVHQLEEEYEGLLKYSFERMDQLRQFQNLIQATSREIMWINDCEEEELLYDWSDRNTDIARKQEAFSKRMSELELKEKELNKLKQESDQLVLNQHPASDKIEAYMDTLQTQWSWILQITKCIDVHLKENAAYFQFFEEAQATECYLKNLQDSIRKKFMCDKSMSLQCLLEQIKELENERERILEYKRQVQSLVNKSKKIVQLKPRNPDYRSNKPIILKALCDYKQDLKTVRKGDECILKDNNERSKWLVTGPGGVDMLVPSVSLIIPPPNPLAVDLATKIEQYYEAILALWNQLYINMKSLVSWHYCMIDIEKIRAMTIAKLKTMRKEDYQKIITDLEIHYQEFLRNSQGSEMFGDEDKRKMQTQFTDAQKHYQTLIIQLPNQPRQPQPVIPTETCPVGSSNTIIVNERNRDHDKQEAWLLMELQKLRRQIESSEIRMVQRAPLGVDQGALHDFSVRIQELEGVQNDSQIMAETLNKHKDLLPNFRGCEKYVYLQSEINALFQKLENINGVSAGYLDSLNVLRCLLQLILQTEDVIRVFEVRLSEEETVPLDLDKVEAYRACLKKMKADLNMKKSLLNALENELQKMLQIHSQSCQSYTLYDMDIGKFSDKVTQLIDRWQRAEKQIDNRSWDLERQIKQLKTYRDLYQALCKWICDAKRRQDSIESMKLCDSNTIMRYLHDQKNLHSEICGKRDKVEELLKHADQCSAAIKDYELQVASYSSGLETLLNIPIKKCVVQSPAVLILQEASEAQARYIELLTRSGDYYKFLSEMLKSMEDLKMKATKIELLEEELRLARDSNSETNNKHKFLEQNLQKYQMDISQLKAKLMSLEEMKRQAEMDGNSAKQNLDKCYAQIKDLNDRITRLTYETEDEKRKRKLLEDRYEQQKNDYDQLQKTRQNEKDSLGWQKLESEKVIKEKEYEIERLRVLLQDEGTRKREYENELAKVRNQFSEEMSNLKNKYETEINIKKTTIQQIAAQKDDDAKGLRAQVDRLTRENRDLKDEIVRLNDAILQTTDQRRRAEEDALQHKACSSEVSQQKHQLELELKQIIQLRGEDNSRYKQALEEAASTIQDKTKELERLKVQLQEEAKSRWELENELAKVRNSYDEEIISLKNKYETEINITKTTIHQVTMQKEEDTNNYRAQLDNAMRENRNLCEEIRRLKNTISQTTDNLRKIEENAQQQKAAGSELSQKKQQLEIELKQVIQRHSDESMRYKQSLDDASKTIKERNKEIERLRKLLDVETSQRKEIEDENSQLKRVQFDLQKANTSATETINKLRIQEQELARLKIDYERVSQEKKGRDQESAKFQSTVKDLQIQKHKLEEELCRQNKSVMEETARRKKLEEEIESMRRSLREQSVKITNLTQQIEEVSIVKKRNEDDLRHQREVLDGHVREKQRYMEEIRKYTSDIETLRRQLVQEQEQLKQAHLRYEHLQKTSEEKSKNLNECKIEIERLQSLTENLTKEHLLLEEELRNVRLEYDDLRMVRSEVDEKNTTIAELKNQLQTSSKQTLELQGLINDLQKEREKLRQEIEKFQKQALEASNRIQESKNQYSHIMQERETLLIKMSALEQDKARLQRLEEELNRLKVSLESESRLKQRLESEKQQILNDLNQWKSQHSRTEESIRKIQCEREKSEREKNTLRTEIERLQMEIKRIEERYRCRLEETAVKNQSELESERLRLQREIEKLKQRPYGSHRSTQTEEDFCIDASKLLFSGLRKKITAMQLYECQIIDKVTLDKLLKGQRSVEEVAADIEPYLKGAGAIAGVSVLPRQKYSFVEAKRNQLLTAENAVLLLEAQAATGGVIDPHRNEVLTVDSAIARDLIDFDDREQIYTAEKAITGFKDPFSGKTVPLSEAIKKNLVDRETGIRLLEAQLAVGGVVDPVNSVFLPKDIALSRGLIDKDLYRILNNCQSATKNFIDPTTKKAVTYMQLKEKCRIEPHTGLLLLPVQKRSMSFQGIRQPVSADALLEAGIIKESTRNDLERGAITVEEVSERIIDFLQGSSCIAGIYNEATKEKLGIYQAMKIGLVRPGTALELLEAQAATGFIVDPVSNVRLPVEEAYKRGLIGIEFKEKLLSAERAVTGYKDPETGNIISLFQAMNKELIERGHGIRLLEAQIATGGIIDPKESYRLPVETAYKRGYFNEELNQILSDPSDDTKGFFDPNTEENLTYLQLKERCIKDEATGLCLLPLREKKKVVHTSQKNTLRKRRVVIVDPETNREMSVQEAYSKGLIDYDTYTELAEQECEWEEITITGSDGSSRVVLVDRKTGSQYDIQDAIDKGLVERKFFDQYRSGSLSLTQFADMISCRNGTDEVFRHESVTRSPTVLSVRSSSSMIRSGSFSETMEECSPIAAIFDTENLEKISISEAIQRGIVDSITGQRLLEAQACTGGIICPTTGQRLSLQEAANQGIVDQDMATRLKPAQKAFLGFEGIKGGRKRMSAAEAVKEKWLPYEAGQRFLEFQYLTGGLVDPEVRGRISTEEAIRNGLIDGRAAQKLQDTNSYPKILTCPKTKLKISYKDAMSRSMVEDITGLKLLEAASVSSKGISSPYNVSSAPGSRSGSRSGSRSGSRSGSRRGSFDASATSSYSYSYSTFSSGSVGR from the exons TCAGAATGGGACCTGTACAGTTTCCAGACGTCAGAACACCATTCAAGAGCTTTTGCAAAATTGTTCGGATTGCCTGATGCGAGCTGAACTCATAGTGCAACCT gaatTGAAATACGGGGATGGTGTCCAGATCAGAGGGAACAGAGATCTGGAAGAATGTTTTGCACAGGCAAATGACCAAATGGACATCCTTGATGGGCTGATCAGGGAGCTAAGGCAGATGAACCAGCCCTGTGAAATGTATCAGAAGAG GCTGCTTCAACTTCAAGAGCAAATGCGTGCCCTATACAAAGCTATCAGTGTTCCCCGCGCCAGGAGGGCCAGCTCCAAAGGTGGTGGTTGCTACTCCTCTCAGAGTGGTTCAGGCTGGGATGAGTATACGAAACGTGTCACAAGTGAATGTTTGAACTGGATGAGACAGCAGAAG TCTGAAATGGAGCTAGTGAAATGGGGGTTTGATGCAGCGTCCATTGAGCAACAAATTAGTGACCATAGGAGAACTCATAATGCCATTGGAGACTATCGCTGGCACTTGGACAAAGTCAAAACAGACCTG CGTGAGAAGGCTGCAGTTCATCAGCTGGAGGAAGAATACGAAGGACTGTTG AAATACTCGTTTGAGAGAATGGATCAGCTCCGTCAATTCCAGAACCTCATCCAAGCCACCAGCAGAGAGATCATGTGGATCAATGActgtgaggaagaggagctTCTCTACGACTGGAGTGACAGGAACACAGATATCGCTAGGAAGCAGGAGGCCTTCTCT AAACGTATGAGTGAACTggagcttaaagaaaaagaactcaACAAGCTAAAGCAGGAAAGTGACCAGCTAGTTCTCAACCAGCACCCTGCTTCAGACAAAATTGAG gcCTACATGGATACATTACAAACTCAGTGGAGCTGGATCCTTCAGATCACCAAATGCATTGATGTACATCTGAAAGAGAATGCAGCTTACTTTCAG ttCTTTGAAGAGGCCCAAGCCACAGAGTGTTATCTGAAGAATTTACAAGACTCCATCAGAAAGAAGTTCATGTGTGATAAGAGCATGTCACTGCAATGCTTGCTGGAGCAGATCAAAGAGCTGGAG AATGAACGGGAGAGAATTCTTGAATACAAGAGGCAAGTGCAGAGTTTGGTGAATAAATCCAAGAAGATTGTGCAGCTGAAGCCACGTAACCCAGACTACCGGAGTAACAAGCCCATTATCCTAAAGGCTTTGTGTGACTACAAACAAGATCTG aaaacaGTACGCAAAGGAGATGAATGCATCCTGAAGGACAATAATGAACGCAGCAAGTGGTTAGTGACTGGCCCTGGAGGAGTGGATATGCTGGTGCCATCTGTTAGTCTTATCATCCCACCACCCAATCCATTAGCAGTGGATCTTGCTACAAA AATTGAACAATACTATGAAGCTATTCTGGCTCTGTGGAATCAGCTGTACATCAACATGAAGAGCCTGGTATCTTGGCATTATTGTATGATTGACATTGAGAAAATCAGAGCGATGACTATTGCTAAG ctgaaaacaatgCGTAAGGAAGATTACCAGAAAATAATAACTGACCTAGAGATCCATTATCAAGAATTCCTCAGGAACAGCCAAGGCTCAGAGATGTTTGGTGATGAAGACAAACGGAAGATGCAGACTCAGTTCACTGATGCTCAGAAGCACTACCAAACCTTGATTATACAACTGCCAAATCAACCGCGGCAGCCGCAACCAG TGATCCCAACTGAGACCTGTCCAGTGGGTTCTTCAAACACCATTATAGTTAATGAGAGAAATCGAGACCATGATAAACAGGAGGCCTGGCTGCTGATGGAGCTTCAGAAACTTCGGCGTCAGATTGAATCTTCAGAGATACGGATGGTTCAAAGAGCTCCACTTGGAGTGGATCAAGGGGCTCTGCATGACTTTTCAGTCAGAATACAGGAATTAGAG GGTGTGCAGAATGACTCTCAAATAATGGCTGAAACCCTCAATAAGCATAAGGACTTGCTGCCTAACTTCAGAGGCTGTGAAAAGTATGTGTACTTGCAATCAGAGATAAATGCCTTATTTCAAAAACTGGAGAATATTAATGGTGTTTCTGCTGGCTACTTAGACAG CTTGAATGTACTGAGGTGTCTGCTCCAGCTTATTCTACAAACAGAGGATGTGATCAGAGTTTTTGAAGTCAGACTGTCTGAAGAGGAGACTGTTCCTTTGGATCTTGATAAAGTGGAGGCTTATCGAGCTTGTCTAAAG aaaatgaaagctgatcTAAACATGAAGAAGTCACTGTTGAATGCCCTTGAAAatgaactgcagaaaatgcttCAGATTCACTCGCAGTCTTGCCAGTCATATACCTTGTATGATATGGACATTGGAAAGTTCTCTGACAAAGTTACCCAACTAATAGACCGCTGGCAGAGGGCTGAAAAGCAGATAGATAACAG atcaTGGGATTTAGAAAGGCAGATCAAACAGCTGAAAACTTACCGAGATCTATATCAGGCTCTTTGCAAATGGATCTGTGATGCCAAGCGCAGGCAGGATTCTATCGAGTCCATGAAGCTGTGCGATTCCAACACTATCATGAGATATCTACATGACCAGAAG AACTTGCACAGTGAAATCTGTGGGAAGCGAGACAAAGTTGAAGAGCTTCTCAAGCATGCAGATCAGTGCTCGGCTGCAATTAAG GATTATGAGCTTCAGGTTGCTTCCTACAGTTCTGGATTAGAAACATTGCTCAACATACCTATCAAGAAGTGTGTGGTTCAGTCTCCTGCAGTGCTGATTCTGCAAGAG gctAGCGAGGCTCAGGCTCGCTACATAGAGCTTCTTACAAGATCAGGAGATTATTACAAATTCTTAAGTGAAATGTTAAAGAGCATGGAGGACTTGAAG ATGAAAGCCACCAAAATTGAACTCCTGGAGGAAGAACTCAGACTTGCCAGGGATTCGAATTCAGAGACAAACAACAAACATAAATTCCTGGAACAAAATCTACAGAAGTACCAGATGGACATTTCTCAGCTCAAAGCAAAGCTGATGAGTTTGGAGGAGATGAAAAGGCAGGCTGAAATGGATGGAAATTCTGCTAAACAAAACCTGGACAAATGCTATGCTCAAATAAAGGATCTAAATGACAGAATAACCAGGTTGACTTATGAGACTGaagatgagaaaaggaaaaggaagttgCTGGAGGACAGATATGAGCAGCAGAAGAATGACTATGaccagctgcagaaaacaagacaaaatgagaaagaCAGCCTTGGTTGGCAAAAATTAGAGTCTGAGAAGGTCATCAAGGAGAAGGAGTACGAGATAGAAAGATTAAGGGTTCTTCTTCAGGATGAAGGCACACGGAAGAGGGAATATGAAAATGAGCTGGCTAAGGTAAGGAACCAGTTTAGCGAGGAGATGAGTAATTTAAAGAACAAGtatgaaactgaaattaatattaagAAGACTACAATCCAGCAGATAGCTGCACAGAAAGATGATGATGCAAAAGGTCTCAGAGCCCAGGTTGACAGACTgacaagagaaaacagagacCTTAAGGATGAGATTGTGAGGCTGAATGATGCCATTCTGCAAACCACAGATCAgcggaggagagcagaggaagatgCTCTTCAGCACAAGGCTTGCAGTTCTGAGGTGTCACAGCAAAAGCACCAGTTAGAGCTGGAGCTGAAACAAATCATTCAGCTTCGTGGTGAAGACAACTCAAGGTACAAGCAGGCTCTTGAAGAGGCTGCCTCTACTATTCAGGATAAAACTAAGGAGCTGGAAAGGCTAAAGGTTCAGCTTCAGGAAGAGGCTAAAAGCCGATGGGAACTTGAAAATGAATTGGCTAAGGTAAGGAACAGTTATGATGAGGAAATAATTAGCTTAAAGAACAAATATGAAACTGAGATTAATATCACAAAGACCACAATTCACCAGGTCACCATGCAAAAGGAAGAGGACACTAATAATTATAGAGCACAGCTTGATAATGCCATGAGAGAAAATAGGAATTTGTGTGAGGAAATTAGGAGACTGAAGAATACAATAAGTCAAACAACAGATAATCTACGGAAAATAGAAGAGAATGCTCAGCAACAGAAGGCAGCTGGCTCAGAGCTTTctcagaagaaacagcagctggagatTGAGCTAAAGCAAGTTATTCAAAGGCACTCTGATGAAAGCATGCGATACAAACAGTCTCTTGATGATGCTTCTAAGACCattaaagagagaaacaaagagatcGAAAGGCTAAGAAAGTTGTTGGATGTAGAAACaagtcaaagaaaagaaatagaggaTGAGAACAGTCAGTTAAAAAGAGTCCAGTTTGacctgcagaaagcaaacacgAGTGCTACTGAGACAATTAACAAGCTGAGGATCCAAGAGCAGGAACTGGCCAGATTGAAAATTGACTATGAAAGAGTTTCGCAGGAGAAAAAAGGCAGGGATCAAGAAAGTGCAAAGTTCCAAAGCACTGTAAAAGACTTGCAGATCCAGAAACATAAGCTGGAAGAGGAACTTTGCAGGCAGAATAAAAGTGTAATGGAAGAGACAGCCAGGAGGAAGAAACTGGAAGAGGAAATAGAAAGCATGAGGAGATCTCTGAGGGAGCAATCAGTTAAAATAACTAATCTCACACAGCAGATAGAGGAAGTGTCTATTGTAAAGAAGAGGAATGAAGATGACCTTAGACACCAAAGAGAAGTATTAGATGGTCAtgtgagagagaagcagagataCATGGAGGAGATAAGAAAATACACATCTGATATTGAGACTTTACGCCGTCAGTTGGTCCAAGAACAGGAGCAATTAAAGCAGGCTCACCTACGATATGAGCACTTACAGAAAACCTCTGAGGAGAAGAGCAAAAACTTGAATGAGTGCAAAATAGAAATTGAAAGGCTTCAGTCTCTCACTGAGAACCTAACCAAGGAACACTTGTTACTGGAAGAAGAGCTGCGAAATGTTAGATTGGAGTATGATGATCTCAGAATGGTCAGAAGTGAAGTTGATGAGAAAAATACTACCATTGCTGAACTAAAGAATCAGCTTCAGACAAGCAGCAAGCAAACCCTGGAACTTCAGGGCTTGATTAATgatttacagaaagaaagggaaaaattgaGACAGGAAATTGAAAAATTCCAAAAGCAGGCTCTAGAG gCTTCCAATAGGATTCAAGAATCCAAAAATCAGTATAGTCACATTATGCAAGAAAGAGAAACCTTGCTGATAAAAATGAGTGCTTTGGAGCAAGACAAAGCCAGGCTGCAGAGATTAGAAGAGGAGCTGAACCGTTTGAAAGTTAGCCTGGAATCAGAGTCTCGTTTGAAGCAACGCCTGGAAAGTGAGAAACAACAAATCCTGAATGACCTCAATCAGTGGAAGAGCCAGCACTCCCGGACAGAGGAATCCATAAGGAAGATCCAgtgtgagagagagaagagcGAGAGGGAGAAGAACACCCTGAGGACTGAGATTGAAAGGCTGCAGATGGAGATTAAACGGATTGAGGAGAGATACCGATGCAGACTGGAAGAGACTGCTGTCAAAAACCAGTCAGAGTTGGAGTCTGAGCGTCTCAGGCTGCAAAGAGAGATTGAGAAACTTAAGCAACGCCCGTATGGGTCTCACAGGTCTACGCAGACTGAGGAAGACTTCTGTATTGATGCCTCCAAGTTGCTGTTCAGTGGGCTGCGGAAGAAGATTACGGCAATGCAGCTGTATGAGTGTCAAATTATAGACAAAGTCACATTGGATAAACTGCTGAAGGGGCAGAGGTCAGTGGAAGAGGTTGCTGCTGACATTGAACCCTATCTCAAAGGGGCAGGTGCTATTGCAGGAGTGTCTGTTTTGCCCAGACAGAAGTACTCCTTTGTTGAGGCCAAACGGAACCAGCTGCTTACAGCAGAAAACGCAGTTCTGCTCTTGGAAGCCCAGGCAGCAACAGGAGGTGTGATAGACCCACACCGCAATGAGGTATTAACTGTGGACAGTGCTATTGCCAGGGATCTGATTGATTTTGATGACAGAGAACAAATTTACACAGCAGAAAAGGCTATTACAGGATTTAAAGATCCTTTCTCGGGCAAAACTGTGCCACTATCTGAAGCCATCAAGAAAAACTTAGTTGACAGAGAAACTGGGATTCGTCTGCTTGAAGCCCAGCTGGCTGTAGGAGGGGTTGTTGATCCTGTCAACAGTGTTTTCCTACCCAAAGATATAGCTTTATCTCGTGGGTTGATTGACAAAGACCTGTACAGGATTCTGAACAACTGCCAAAGCGCTACAAAGAACTTCATTGATCCCACCACCAAAAAGGCAGTCACTTACatgcagctgaaagaaaaatgcaggatTGAGCCACATACTGGCTTGCTCCTCCTCCCAGTGCAGAAGAGAAGTATGTCTTTCCAAGGGATCAGGCAGCCTGTCTCAGCAGATGCATTGCTTGAGGCTGGAATTATTAAGGAGTCAACAAGGAATGACTTGGAAAGAGGTGCAATTACAGTGGAAGAAGTGAGTGAGAGAATTATTGATTTCCTTCAGGGCTCTAGTTGTATTGCAGGCATCTACAATGAGGCTACTAAAGAGAAACTTGGCATTTACCAGGCTATGAAAATAGGCTTGGTTAGACCAGGGACAGCCCTTGAACTCCTGGAAGCCCAGGCAGCCACAGGGTTCATAGTGGATCCTGTCAGCAATGTGAGGCTGCCTGTTGAAGAAGCTTATAAAAGAGGTCTTATTGGAATTGAATTTAAAGAGAAACTTCTCTCTGCTGAAAGAGCTGTCACTGGGTACAAAGACCCAGAAACTGGAAACatcatttctctgtttcaagCAATGAACAAAGAGCTCATAGAGAGAGGCCATGGCATTCGTTTGCTGGAGGCCCAGATTGCTACTGGTGGAATCATTGACCCCAAAGAAAGCTACCGCTTGCCAGTAGAGACGGCCTACAAGCGTGGCTACTTCAATGAGGAGCTCAACCAGATCCTCAGTGATCCAAGTGATGACACCAAAGGGTTTTTCGATCCCAATACAGAAGAGAACTTGACCTACttgcagctgaaagaaagaTGTATAAAGGATGAAGCAACAGGTCTCTGCCTTCTACCCttgagagaaaagaagaaggtgGTGCACACCTCACAGAAGAACACCCTTAGGAAGCGCCGGGTTGTCATTGTAGATCCAGAAACAAACAGGGAAATGTCAGTGCAGGAGGCGTACAGCAAAGGCCTCATAGATTATGACACCTATACAGAGCTAGCTGAACAGGAGTGTGAGTGGGAAGAAATAACTATTACAGGATCAGATGGTAGCAGTAGAGTAGTCCTTGTTGACAGGAAAACAGGTAGCCAGTATGATATACAAGATGCTATTGATAAAGGTCTGGTGGAGAGGAAGTTTTTTGACCAGTACCGTTCTGGCAGTTTAAGCCTGACACAGTTTGCAGACATGATTTCCTGCCGTAATGGCACTGATGAGGTGTTTCGGCATGAGTCAGTGACTCGGTCTCCCACAGTGCTGAGTGTCAGGAGTTCTTCCTCGATGATAAGGAGTGGTTCATTCTCAGAGACCATGGAGGAGTGCAGTCCCATTGCAGCCATATTTGACACCGAAAACTTGGAGAAAATCTCCATTTCAGAAGCTATACAGCGGGGCATTGTGGACAGCATCACTGGACAACGGTTGCTTGAAGCCCAGGCCTGCACTGGGGGCATAATATGCCCTACCACAGGCCAGAGGCTTTCCCTTCAGGAAGCTGCCAATCAAGGTATCGTTGATCAGGATATGGCCACACGGCTCAAACCAGCGCAGAAGGCCTTCCTAGGGTTTGAAGGCATAAAGGGTGGACGCAAGAGGATGTCAGCAGCTGAAGCGGTGAAGGAAAAATGGTTGCCTTATGAGGCTGGGCAGCGGTTCCTTGAATTCCAGTACCTCACTGGAGGTCTTGTGGACCCAGAAGTACGTGGAAGAATAAGCACTGAAGAAGCCATTAGGAATGGATTGATTGATGGTCGTGCTGCCCAGAAGTTGCAAGACACAAACAGCTATCCCAAAATTCTGACCTGCCCCAAGACCAAGCTGAAAATATCCTACAAAGATGCAATGAGTCGTTCAATGGTGGAAGACATCACTGGTCTTAAACTCTTGGAAGCAGCCTCTGTTTCATCTAAAGGTATATCCAGTCCCTACAATGTCTCCTCAGCACCTGGCTCTCGCTCTGGCTCTCGCTCTGGCTCACGTTCAGGCTCACGCAGCGGGTCTAGGAGGGGAAGTTTTGATGCATCGGCAACCTCTTCTTATTCTTACTCATACTCAACCTTCAGCAGTGGGTCTGTTGGGCGCTAG